In Aquila chrysaetos chrysaetos chromosome 10, bAquChr1.4, whole genome shotgun sequence, the following proteins share a genomic window:
- the FARSB gene encoding phenylalanine--tRNA ligase beta subunit isoform X3 gives MPTVSVKRDLLFQALGRTYTDEEFNELCFEFGLELDEITSEKDIISKEKGEEKAKGASDTVLYKIDVPANRYDLLCLEGLVRGLQVFKERINLPRYEKIIPAQGEGQRLIITEETVQVRPHAVAAVLRNINFTKERYDSFIDLQEKLHQNICRRRALVAIGTHDLDTISGPFTFTAKAPSEIKFKPLNQSQEYTASQIMDLYRTDSHLRHYLHLIENKPLYPVIYDSNGVVLSMPPIINGDHTKISVNTRNVFVECTGTDITKAKIVLDIIVTMFSEYCEKPFSVEAAEVVYPNGKTHIYPELAYRKEKVKPELINKKIGISETPSSLAKLLTRMCLKSHVTGNGNNIEIEIPPTRADIIHACDIVEDAAIAYGYNNIQMTIPKTYTIANQLPLNKLTELLRLDLAAAGFTEALTFALCSQEDIADKLGMDISATKAVRIANPKTAEFQVARTTLLPGLLKTIAANRKMPLPLKLFEISDIVVKDPNTGSAFFPGRCAEIFAKGQSIGKLGVLHPDVITKFELTMPCSALEINIEPFV, from the exons ATGCCGACCGTCAGCGTGAAGCGGGACCTGCTCTTCCAGGCGCTGGGCAGGACCTACA CTGATGAAGAATTTAATGAGCTTTGCTTTGAGTTTGGTTTGGAGCTTGATGAAATT ACATCTGAGAAAGACATtataagtaaagaaaaaggcgaagaaaaggcaaagggtGCATCTGATACTGTTCTCTATAAAATTGATGTTCCTGCCAACCGTTATGATCTTCTTTGCCTTGAAGGATTGGTCCGAGGACTGCAGGTCTTTAAAGAAAG GATAAATCTCCCTAGGTACGAAAAGATAATACCAGCTCAGGGTGAAGGTCAGAGGCTGATTATCACTGAAGAG ACTGTCCAAGTCCGTCCTCATGCTGTAGCTGCAGTCCTTCGTAATATAAATTTTACCAAGGAACGTTATGATAGTTTCATTGACCTCCAAGAAAAACTAcaccaaaatatttgcag GAGAAGAGCATTAGTAGCAATAGGTACCCATGACTTGGACACCATCTCTGGTCCATTTACTTTTACAGCCAAAGCAccttctgaaattaaattcaagcCCTTGAATCAATCCCAGGAGTACACAGCTTCACAAATTATGGATCTGTATAGG ACTGACAGCCACCTTCGACACTATTTACACCTAATTGAAAACAAGCCACTTTATCCTGTCATTTATGACAGCAACGGTGTTGTTCTGTCCATGCCACCAATCATCAATG GAGATCATACAAAAATAAGTGTAAACACCAGAAATGTGTTTGTTGAATGTACAGGCACAGATATTACAAAG GCAAAAATTGTTCTTGATATTATAGTCACGATGTTTAGTGAATATTGTGAGAAGCCATTCAG tgTTGAAGCAGCAGAAGTAGTTTATCCTAATGGGAAGACCCACATCTATCCG gAACTGGCTTACCGAAAAGAGAAGGTGAAACCTGAGCTCATTAACAAGAAAATAGGAATCAG tgaaactCCATCAAGCCTTGCAAAGCTGCTGACTAGGATGTGTTTGAAGTCACACGTCACAGGGAATGGGAACAATATAGAGATTGAAATCCCTCCTACCAGAGCGGACATTATCCATGCATGTGATATCGTCGAAGATGCAGCAATAGCTTATGGTTATAACAACATTCAGATGACTATTCCGAAAACGTACACCATAGCTAATCAA ctCCCCCTCAATAAGCTCACAGAACTTCTGAGACTGGACTTGGCAGCTGCTGGATTCACTGAAGCACTGACTTTTGCCCTG TGTTCTCAAGAAGACATAGCAGATAAACTTGGCATGGATATCTCTGCAACAAAAGCAGTGCGCATAGcaaaccccaaaactgcagaatttcag GTGGCACGTACAACCCTCCTTCCCGGGCTACTGAAAACTATTGCTGCTAACCGAAAGATGCCCTTGCCTCTCAAACTCTTTGAGATTTCTGACATTGTAGTAAAAGATCCTAATACAG
- the FARSB gene encoding phenylalanine--tRNA ligase beta subunit isoform X2, whose translation MPTVSVKRDLLFQALGRTYTDEEFNELCFEFGLELDEITSEKDIISKEKGEEKAKGASDTVLYKIDVPANRYDLLCLEGLVRGLQVFKERINLPRYEKIIPAQGEGQRLIITEETVQVRPHAVAAVLRNINFTKERYDSFIDLQEKLHQNICRRRALVAIGTHDLDTISGPFTFTAKAPSEIKFKPLNQSQEYTASQIMDLYRTDSHLRHYLHLIENKPLYPVIYDSNGVVLSMPPIINGDHTKISVNTRNVFVECTGTDITKAKIVLDIIVTMFSEYCEKPFSVEAAEVVYPNGKTHIYPELAYRKEKVKPELINKKIGISETPSSLAKLLTRMCLKSHVTGNGNNIEIEIPPTRADIIHACDIVEDAAIAYGYNNIQMTIPKTYTIANQLPLNKLTELLRLDLAAAGFTEALTFALCSQEDIADKLGMDISATKAVRIANPKTAEFQVARTTLLPGLLKTIAANRKMPLPLKLFEISDIVVKDPNTDVGARNYRHFCAVYYNKSPGFEIIHGLLDRVMQLLEVPPNEENGYTIKATEG comes from the exons ATGCCGACCGTCAGCGTGAAGCGGGACCTGCTCTTCCAGGCGCTGGGCAGGACCTACA CTGATGAAGAATTTAATGAGCTTTGCTTTGAGTTTGGTTTGGAGCTTGATGAAATT ACATCTGAGAAAGACATtataagtaaagaaaaaggcgaagaaaaggcaaagggtGCATCTGATACTGTTCTCTATAAAATTGATGTTCCTGCCAACCGTTATGATCTTCTTTGCCTTGAAGGATTGGTCCGAGGACTGCAGGTCTTTAAAGAAAG GATAAATCTCCCTAGGTACGAAAAGATAATACCAGCTCAGGGTGAAGGTCAGAGGCTGATTATCACTGAAGAG ACTGTCCAAGTCCGTCCTCATGCTGTAGCTGCAGTCCTTCGTAATATAAATTTTACCAAGGAACGTTATGATAGTTTCATTGACCTCCAAGAAAAACTAcaccaaaatatttgcag GAGAAGAGCATTAGTAGCAATAGGTACCCATGACTTGGACACCATCTCTGGTCCATTTACTTTTACAGCCAAAGCAccttctgaaattaaattcaagcCCTTGAATCAATCCCAGGAGTACACAGCTTCACAAATTATGGATCTGTATAGG ACTGACAGCCACCTTCGACACTATTTACACCTAATTGAAAACAAGCCACTTTATCCTGTCATTTATGACAGCAACGGTGTTGTTCTGTCCATGCCACCAATCATCAATG GAGATCATACAAAAATAAGTGTAAACACCAGAAATGTGTTTGTTGAATGTACAGGCACAGATATTACAAAG GCAAAAATTGTTCTTGATATTATAGTCACGATGTTTAGTGAATATTGTGAGAAGCCATTCAG tgTTGAAGCAGCAGAAGTAGTTTATCCTAATGGGAAGACCCACATCTATCCG gAACTGGCTTACCGAAAAGAGAAGGTGAAACCTGAGCTCATTAACAAGAAAATAGGAATCAG tgaaactCCATCAAGCCTTGCAAAGCTGCTGACTAGGATGTGTTTGAAGTCACACGTCACAGGGAATGGGAACAATATAGAGATTGAAATCCCTCCTACCAGAGCGGACATTATCCATGCATGTGATATCGTCGAAGATGCAGCAATAGCTTATGGTTATAACAACATTCAGATGACTATTCCGAAAACGTACACCATAGCTAATCAA ctCCCCCTCAATAAGCTCACAGAACTTCTGAGACTGGACTTGGCAGCTGCTGGATTCACTGAAGCACTGACTTTTGCCCTG TGTTCTCAAGAAGACATAGCAGATAAACTTGGCATGGATATCTCTGCAACAAAAGCAGTGCGCATAGcaaaccccaaaactgcagaatttcag GTGGCACGTACAACCCTCCTTCCCGGGCTACTGAAAACTATTGCTGCTAACCGAAAGATGCCCTTGCCTCTCAAACTCTTTGAGATTTCTGACATTGTAGTAAAAGATCCTAATACAG ATGTAGGTGCAAGAAACTACAGGCATTTCTGTGCAGTTTATTACAATAAGAGCCCAGGGTTTGAGATTATCCATGGTTTGCTGGACAGGGTCATGCAGCTTCTTGAAGTACCACCAAATGAAGAGAATGGCTACACAATCAAGGCAACTGAAG GGTGA
- the FARSB gene encoding phenylalanine--tRNA ligase beta subunit isoform X1: MPTVSVKRDLLFQALGRTYTDEEFNELCFEFGLELDEITSEKDIISKEKGEEKAKGASDTVLYKIDVPANRYDLLCLEGLVRGLQVFKERINLPRYEKIIPAQGEGQRLIITEETVQVRPHAVAAVLRNINFTKERYDSFIDLQEKLHQNICRRRALVAIGTHDLDTISGPFTFTAKAPSEIKFKPLNQSQEYTASQIMDLYRTDSHLRHYLHLIENKPLYPVIYDSNGVVLSMPPIINGDHTKISVNTRNVFVECTGTDITKAKIVLDIIVTMFSEYCEKPFSVEAAEVVYPNGKTHIYPELAYRKEKVKPELINKKIGISETPSSLAKLLTRMCLKSHVTGNGNNIEIEIPPTRADIIHACDIVEDAAIAYGYNNIQMTIPKTYTIANQLPLNKLTELLRLDLAAAGFTEALTFALCSQEDIADKLGMDISATKAVRIANPKTAEFQVARTTLLPGLLKTIAANRKMPLPLKLFEISDIVVKDPNTDVGARNYRHFCAVYYNKSPGFEIIHGLLDRVMQLLEVPPNEENGYTIKATEGSAFFPGRCAEIFAKGQSIGKLGVLHPDVITKFELTMPCSALEINIEPFV; encoded by the exons ATGCCGACCGTCAGCGTGAAGCGGGACCTGCTCTTCCAGGCGCTGGGCAGGACCTACA CTGATGAAGAATTTAATGAGCTTTGCTTTGAGTTTGGTTTGGAGCTTGATGAAATT ACATCTGAGAAAGACATtataagtaaagaaaaaggcgaagaaaaggcaaagggtGCATCTGATACTGTTCTCTATAAAATTGATGTTCCTGCCAACCGTTATGATCTTCTTTGCCTTGAAGGATTGGTCCGAGGACTGCAGGTCTTTAAAGAAAG GATAAATCTCCCTAGGTACGAAAAGATAATACCAGCTCAGGGTGAAGGTCAGAGGCTGATTATCACTGAAGAG ACTGTCCAAGTCCGTCCTCATGCTGTAGCTGCAGTCCTTCGTAATATAAATTTTACCAAGGAACGTTATGATAGTTTCATTGACCTCCAAGAAAAACTAcaccaaaatatttgcag GAGAAGAGCATTAGTAGCAATAGGTACCCATGACTTGGACACCATCTCTGGTCCATTTACTTTTACAGCCAAAGCAccttctgaaattaaattcaagcCCTTGAATCAATCCCAGGAGTACACAGCTTCACAAATTATGGATCTGTATAGG ACTGACAGCCACCTTCGACACTATTTACACCTAATTGAAAACAAGCCACTTTATCCTGTCATTTATGACAGCAACGGTGTTGTTCTGTCCATGCCACCAATCATCAATG GAGATCATACAAAAATAAGTGTAAACACCAGAAATGTGTTTGTTGAATGTACAGGCACAGATATTACAAAG GCAAAAATTGTTCTTGATATTATAGTCACGATGTTTAGTGAATATTGTGAGAAGCCATTCAG tgTTGAAGCAGCAGAAGTAGTTTATCCTAATGGGAAGACCCACATCTATCCG gAACTGGCTTACCGAAAAGAGAAGGTGAAACCTGAGCTCATTAACAAGAAAATAGGAATCAG tgaaactCCATCAAGCCTTGCAAAGCTGCTGACTAGGATGTGTTTGAAGTCACACGTCACAGGGAATGGGAACAATATAGAGATTGAAATCCCTCCTACCAGAGCGGACATTATCCATGCATGTGATATCGTCGAAGATGCAGCAATAGCTTATGGTTATAACAACATTCAGATGACTATTCCGAAAACGTACACCATAGCTAATCAA ctCCCCCTCAATAAGCTCACAGAACTTCTGAGACTGGACTTGGCAGCTGCTGGATTCACTGAAGCACTGACTTTTGCCCTG TGTTCTCAAGAAGACATAGCAGATAAACTTGGCATGGATATCTCTGCAACAAAAGCAGTGCGCATAGcaaaccccaaaactgcagaatttcag GTGGCACGTACAACCCTCCTTCCCGGGCTACTGAAAACTATTGCTGCTAACCGAAAGATGCCCTTGCCTCTCAAACTCTTTGAGATTTCTGACATTGTAGTAAAAGATCCTAATACAG ATGTAGGTGCAAGAAACTACAGGCATTTCTGTGCAGTTTATTACAATAAGAGCCCAGGGTTTGAGATTATCCATGGTTTGCTGGACAGGGTCATGCAGCTTCTTGAAGTACCACCAAATGAAGAGAATGGCTACACAATCAAGGCAACTGAAG